Sequence from the Deltaproteobacteria bacterium genome:
GCGCGCCGTCAAGGCCTCCGGCAAGGCCCTGGCCGGCGCAATCTCCGCCTCGCGGCAGCGCCGGCGGTAGTCCTGGACCGCGCGGATGGCGCGGAACGCGCGCTCGGGCTCGTTCAGGCAGGGAACGTGGGGGAAGCGGCGCCGGGCGGTACGGCTGAACTCCGTGAGGTCATACGACGCCGGCGAAATAAGCACGAAGGGTTTCTGCTCAGTGCCGAGGAAGCGCTGGTCGATGGCCTCGATGGTGGCCAGCACCCGCGCGGCGCGCCGGCGGTTGGCGTCGTTGATGCCCTCGTGCGGCGGCAGGTCCTCCTGGAACACCAGCATGTCCACCCCGGGGTCGTTGTAGACCGCGTCGACGACCTTGAGCGCGTCCTCCCTGGGGCGGTTGAGATAGCCGTCGGCGTCCAGGGGGTTGCTGATGGCCATGCCGTCGCCCAGGAGCTCGCGCAGGCGTGTCCGGGTGTCGGAAGCGAACTCGGGCAGCGGCACCCGGTGCCGGTCCGCGGCGTCTTCCGCGAGCCCGCGCACCCCGCCGGAATAGACCAGGCAGCCCACGTTCTCGCCGCGCGCTTCGCTGGCGTAAAGCAGCATTTCGATGACGTCCGTGGCGCGGTCGGCGCTCTCCACACGGATCACGCCGGCCGGACCGGCCACCGCGTCGAAGGCTTCCACCCGGCCGGCCAGGGAGCCGGTGTGGGACAGGGCGGCCCGGCGACCGCCCTCGGACACGCCCATCTTGAGCACCACCACCGGCTTGCCCGCGTCGCGGGCCGCGCGGCAAGCGGCGAGGAAATCCTCGGACCGGCGCACGGCTTCCACGAGACAGAAGATCAGGCGCACTTCCGGGTCGCTCACGAAATAGCGGATGTAGTCGGCGGTGATGAGCCCGGTCTCGTTGCCGCTGGTGATGACGTAGCTCACGTCGATGCCCCGGTCCATGAGCGTGCGCGCGATGCTGGGCGTGGTGGTGCCGCTCTGTCCCACCATGGCCACCGGGCCCGGAACCAGCTCCTGCACCCGGTCGTCCGGCAGGGTCAGCACGCGCGCGCGGGCCGACAGGTTGCCGAGACAGTTGGGTCCGGAAACGGCCAGGCCGGTCTCCGCAATGGCGGCGTGCAACTCCGCCTCCAGGGCGCGGCCGGCGTCGGTGCCGGCCTCGGAGAAGCCGGTGGCGTACACGGTGGCGCTGCGGGTGCCCATGGCCGCGGCTTCCCGCAGGATGCCCGCAACGCTGGCCGCCGCGCGCATCACCACCAGGTGGTCGGGCACCGTGGGCAGTGAAGCCAGGTCGGGATAGCACTTCACCCCCCAGATGCGCTCATGGTTCGGGTTCACCGGATAGACCGGCCCGTCGAACTTGAAGCGAACCAGGTTGGCGAAGATGCGCGCCGTCCATCCGCTCGGGTTCTCCCGGGCGCCCAGGATGGCCACGCTCGTGGGATTCAACAGCGTCGCGACCTTGTCGGTGCTCGTTTGAGTGCTCATGGCTATGGCCGTTGTGTCAACACACTATAGGCTACGGCTCCGGACAGTGGCAACTTGGCACCGGGTGTCGCCGGAATATGTCATGCCCGCCGCCCCGCCTGGATTCCCGCCCCCGATCGGGGTCGAGGGCATGCTTCCGCGGGAATGACGGAGGAAAATGACGATTCGAAGCGTCCCTGCGATGCCGCGGTCTCGTCCTCGCAGGCTGGAGCCGGATCTGCTAGTGTCCGGCCCATGAGCACCATCAGCTTCATCGCGGACACGAAGGAGGACGCGGCGTTTCGGCTGGAGGTCCGGCGCTGGCTGGAGGAGAACCTGCCGCCGGAGTTGAAGGGTTGGTCCACGCGGCCGCCGCCGGAGATGATCCGGCCGTGGCAGCGCAAGCTCTACGAGCGCGGCTGGATCGCGCCGAG
This genomic interval carries:
- a CDS encoding acetate--CoA ligase family protein, producing the protein MSTQTSTDKVATLLNPTSVAILGARENPSGWTARIFANLVRFKFDGPVYPVNPNHERIWGVKCYPDLASLPTVPDHLVVMRAAASVAGILREAAAMGTRSATVYATGFSEAGTDAGRALEAELHAAIAETGLAVSGPNCLGNLSARARVLTLPDDRVQELVPGPVAMVGQSGTTTPSIARTLMDRGIDVSYVITSGNETGLITADYIRYFVSDPEVRLIFCLVEAVRRSEDFLAACRAARDAGKPVVVLKMGVSEGGRRAALSHTGSLAGRVEAFDAVAGPAGVIRVESADRATDVIEMLLYASEARGENVGCLVYSGGVRGLAEDAADRHRVPLPEFASDTRTRLRELLGDGMAISNPLDADGYLNRPREDALKVVDAVYNDPGVDMLVFQEDLPPHEGINDANRRRAARVLATIEAIDQRFLGTEQKPFVLISPASYDLTEFSRTARRRFPHVPCLNEPERAFRAIRAVQDYRRRCREAEIAPARALPEALTARVEALRRQAATAATPFPLSEPDSKELVGAFGVPLIDEGLARTEEEARALAERLGYPVVVKGVAANLTHKSDAGAVRVHVGDAAAVQQACRDIARNVAAHDPDIRLDGWLVARMAPAGLELVLGMQRDPEMGPVVMFGAGGVLLELVEDVAFGPPGISRDGAARLIDATRVGKLLDGYRGQDPYDRDAVVDALVALGRLAAAGGDVIESLDINPFVALPKGAGGLALDALAIIGTGTGH